The Virgibacillus phasianinus genome includes a window with the following:
- a CDS encoding glycerophosphodiester phosphodiesterase, protein MLRMFTSLLIATIIMCLTIVPVFASSDVTTVSTQKQQQMVNIAHRGASGHAPENTMVAFEKAFEMKADYIEIDVQMTKDGKLVIIHDTTVDRTTDGTGNVGDFTLNELQQLDAGSWFGKEFAGVKIPTFKEVLDAYRGKIGILIELKSPELYPGIEEKVAEVLKTYHMDKPSNNKIIIQSFNHESVQISKALLPNVPHGVLAGLSWADVTDEQLAEFATYADYFNPNMNIVSSNLVNRVHDKGMKIYPYTVRTQRQANNLFELKVDGIITDFPEYVNNHPGNK, encoded by the coding sequence ATGCTACGAATGTTTACAAGTTTATTAATCGCGACAATCATTATGTGTTTGACCATTGTTCCGGTATTTGCATCGAGTGATGTTACAACAGTTTCAACTCAAAAGCAGCAACAAATGGTGAATATTGCGCATAGAGGGGCCTCGGGCCATGCACCTGAAAATACTATGGTAGCTTTTGAAAAAGCTTTTGAGATGAAAGCAGATTATATTGAAATTGATGTTCAAATGACGAAAGACGGTAAATTAGTTATTATTCATGATACAACGGTAGACCGAACGACAGATGGAACAGGCAATGTTGGGGATTTCACACTTAATGAACTTCAACAATTGGATGCAGGGAGCTGGTTTGGTAAGGAGTTTGCTGGTGTAAAGATACCGACTTTTAAGGAAGTGTTAGATGCTTATCGCGGCAAGATTGGTATTCTAATTGAATTAAAATCGCCTGAACTTTATCCGGGTATCGAGGAAAAAGTGGCAGAAGTTTTGAAGACTTATCATATGGACAAACCTAGTAACAATAAAATTATCATTCAGTCATTTAATCATGAATCAGTTCAGATATCTAAAGCATTATTGCCAAACGTGCCACATGGCGTACTTGCGGGGCTATCTTGGGCTGATGTTACAGATGAACAATTGGCAGAGTTCGCAACATATGCCGACTATTTTAATCCCAATATGAACATAGTGTCTTCTAATCTTGTTAATCGTGTTCACGATAAAGGTATGAAAATTTACCCATATACCGTACGCACCCAGCGCCAAGCAAA
- a CDS encoding endonuclease I family protein — MNLTDQQKKRFLPVTTDQKHQSMIRAHHRKMKVKMQQDEKVYYDAEKDKLTIEQYYQGIDFENDEGIRQSLEQLLKDTHSKQLDYDPSEHVYPWVDLRPNGNLTSIYSGKNRQPEEVIQEDYATSVKREKEIEKTSNTDHEKLKQIEKDFKYNCEHAVPQSWFNEQEPMRGDLHHLFTCEPVCNSIRSNYPYHDFTDYNPGKMRASRIEEACGKAEEELFEPEFGKGTVARAMLYFLIRYPEGIEQAHKEEIDTKILLDWHQKFPPEIYEKHRNQAIYEMQGNRNPFIDFPEKMSDMFPL; from the coding sequence ATGAACTTAACTGACCAGCAAAAGAAAAGATTTCTTCCAGTTACAACAGACCAAAAGCATCAAAGTATGATTCGCGCGCACCATAGGAAAATGAAAGTGAAAATGCAGCAAGACGAGAAGGTGTATTATGATGCGGAAAAAGATAAACTTACTATCGAACAATATTATCAGGGCATTGATTTTGAAAACGATGAAGGGATTAGACAGTCATTGGAACAGCTTCTTAAGGATACGCACTCGAAGCAATTAGATTACGATCCGAGTGAACATGTATACCCATGGGTTGATTTACGTCCAAACGGCAATCTTACCAGCATATACTCAGGAAAAAACCGTCAGCCGGAAGAAGTTATTCAGGAGGACTATGCCACTTCTGTAAAACGGGAGAAAGAAATTGAAAAGACTTCAAATACGGATCATGAAAAGTTAAAACAAATAGAAAAAGATTTTAAATATAACTGCGAACATGCTGTGCCACAGTCCTGGTTTAATGAGCAAGAGCCGATGCGCGGTGACCTTCATCACTTATTTACCTGTGAACCAGTGTGCAATTCTATTCGAAGTAATTATCCCTACCATGATTTTACTGATTATAACCCGGGGAAGATGAGGGCTAGCCGGATAGAGGAGGCGTGCGGTAAAGCGGAAGAAGAATTGTTTGAACCGGAATTTGGTAAAGGAACCGTAGCTAGGGCCATGTTGTATTTTTTAATCAGGTATCCAGAGGGAATCGAACAAGCACATAAGGAAGAAATAGATACGAAAATTCTGCTTGATTGGCACCAAAAGTTTCCACCAGAGATTTATGAGAAACATCGAAATCAAGCAATCTATGAAATGCAGGGGAACCGTAATCCGTTTATTGATTTTCCTGAGAAAATGAGTGATATGTTTCCGCTTTAA
- a CDS encoding GlsB/YeaQ/YmgE family stress response membrane protein encodes MGFIWSLIVGGILGWLASLIIGRDVPGGVIGNIIAGFIGAWLGTLVLGEWGPEMGGFYLIPALIGAIVLIFIVSFIMRSMRKD; translated from the coding sequence ATGGGATTCATTTGGTCATTAATTGTCGGAGGTATACTTGGCTGGCTTGCTAGTCTAATTATAGGGCGCGATGTTCCAGGCGGAGTTATTGGGAATATCATCGCAGGGTTTATTGGCGCTTGGCTTGGAACACTTGTGTTGGGGGAGTGGGGTCCTGAAATGGGAGGCTTTTATCTTATCCCAGCATTAATCGGCGCGATTGTTTTAATCTTTATTGTAAGTTTTATAATGAGAAGTATGCGAAAAGATTGA
- a CDS encoding efflux RND transporter permease subunit, whose translation MKKIINFSINNKFAIWILTIIVVIAGLYSGLNMKQETMPDITLPNVSVMTTYPGAAPDEIAEEVTEPIEQRIQNLKGVELVSSTSLANASSVQIQFNFDADMDEATNEVESALSDLDLPEGAEDPQVSRLSLNAFPVIALSISDENHSLEQLTTTVEEDVVPKLEGLEGVSDAQITGQQVQKVTIDFDKEKLAEYGLSEDTIKQLIQGSDISFPLGLTNFDGKVKNLVIDGNIATVKDLRNLEIPITPKQTDQSGQESQMKQTGQSVPQTQGSMKLPTVQLNDLADIEVVGETESISRTNGEDSIGIQIVKAADANTVEVVNAVKDAIDGFEEDLGLTVTTTFDQGEPIEEAVSTMLGKALFGAIFAVVIILLFLRSIKTTLISIVSIPLSLLMAVFLLHQMDITLNIMTLGALTVAIGRVIDDSIVVIENIYRRMALPGEELRGKELIREATRQMFIPIFSSTIVTIAVFLPLGLVSGQVGEMFLPFALAVVFALSASLIVAVTIVPMLAHSLFKKKLSEVAAIESKKQDTKPGRLVTFYKKVLDAALNHKIITLGGATVVLVASLFLVPVIGVSFLPSDEQKMLMVTYSPEPGQTREEAEEIALDAEEFFSDRAGVTTYQYSLGGGSPMGMMGMGGGNSALFYVEYADDFENFSGEGTKVVDSLNKTTDEGEWGSIDFASMGGSGLQLFVYGDNMDDIQSAVNQILPLMKENEDLEKVESSISEAYDQYTLVANQEKLSQYGLTAGQIGMNLSNGGEAEVLTTVKHDGEDVNVYIEVEDEQYDSIEDLTNSEVKTPLGTTVKIEDVMDVEEGKSPDTIERREGKMYASLSADVTSDDVAAISTELEEKVSDQDLPNGVNVEFGGVTEQINESFTQLGLAMLAAVAIVYFVLVVTFGGALAPLAILFSLPFTVIGGLVALWIANEPLSVSAMIGALMLIGIVVTNAIVLIDRVIHKEKEGFSTREALLEAGSTRLRPILMTALATIGALIPLAIGLEGGGLISKGLGVTVIGGLTSSTLLTLVIVPIVYEAFARFRKKK comes from the coding sequence TTGAAAAAAATAATTAATTTCTCGATAAATAATAAATTTGCAATTTGGATATTAACTATTATCGTTGTTATTGCAGGTTTATATTCGGGTCTTAATATGAAACAGGAAACGATGCCGGATATTACGTTGCCGAACGTATCTGTGATGACTACATATCCAGGAGCGGCACCGGATGAAATTGCAGAAGAGGTAACGGAGCCAATCGAGCAGCGGATCCAGAATTTAAAAGGGGTAGAGCTTGTCAGCTCGACGTCCCTAGCAAATGCTTCTTCTGTTCAAATCCAGTTTAATTTTGACGCGGATATGGATGAGGCAACAAATGAAGTCGAAAGTGCTTTGTCCGACCTTGATTTACCTGAAGGAGCAGAGGATCCACAGGTGTCACGATTAAGTTTAAATGCTTTTCCAGTTATCGCGTTAAGTATTAGTGATGAGAATCATTCGCTTGAACAGTTGACAACTACAGTGGAAGAGGATGTTGTTCCAAAACTTGAAGGACTTGAGGGCGTTTCAGATGCACAAATTACGGGACAGCAGGTGCAAAAGGTTACCATTGATTTTGATAAGGAAAAGCTTGCTGAATATGGCTTATCCGAAGATACAATAAAACAGCTGATTCAGGGATCTGATATATCTTTTCCTCTAGGACTAACCAACTTTGACGGAAAGGTGAAAAATCTGGTCATTGACGGAAACATTGCTACCGTTAAGGATCTGCGGAACTTGGAAATTCCCATTACACCAAAACAAACAGACCAGTCTGGACAAGAGAGTCAGATGAAACAAACGGGACAAAGCGTTCCACAAACACAAGGCTCAATGAAATTGCCAACGGTGCAACTGAATGATCTGGCTGATATTGAAGTTGTTGGTGAAACGGAATCCATTTCCAGAACAAATGGGGAGGATTCAATTGGTATACAAATCGTAAAGGCTGCCGATGCAAACACAGTTGAGGTAGTTAATGCGGTTAAAGATGCCATAGATGGATTCGAAGAGGATCTTGGTCTTACAGTAACAACTACGTTTGACCAGGGGGAACCAATTGAAGAAGCGGTCAGTACGATGCTTGGCAAAGCATTGTTTGGAGCGATTTTTGCTGTTGTGATAATCCTGCTCTTCTTGAGAAGTATTAAAACAACACTCATTTCAATCGTTTCTATTCCTTTATCATTGCTAATGGCAGTATTCCTGCTCCATCAAATGGACATAACCCTTAATATTATGACGTTAGGGGCACTTACGGTTGCTATTGGCCGGGTAATTGATGACTCGATTGTAGTTATTGAAAATATATATAGGCGCATGGCTTTACCAGGGGAAGAGCTCCGCGGAAAAGAATTAATACGGGAAGCGACACGGCAGATGTTTATCCCTATCTTTTCTTCTACAATTGTTACGATTGCTGTATTCTTACCATTAGGTTTGGTTAGCGGACAGGTTGGTGAGATGTTCTTACCGTTTGCCTTAGCAGTTGTCTTCGCACTCTCTGCTTCATTGATTGTGGCAGTGACAATTGTTCCTATGCTTGCACATTCCTTGTTTAAGAAGAAGTTGAGTGAAGTTGCAGCAATTGAAAGTAAGAAACAAGACACGAAACCTGGTAGACTAGTAACTTTTTATAAAAAGGTTCTTGATGCAGCATTAAATCATAAAATCATAACCCTTGGCGGAGCAACGGTCGTACTTGTTGCGAGTTTGTTCCTAGTACCAGTCATAGGGGTAAGTTTCTTACCAAGTGATGAGCAGAAAATGTTAATGGTAACGTACAGCCCAGAGCCAGGGCAAACAAGGGAAGAAGCAGAGGAAATAGCGCTCGATGCAGAAGAGTTTTTTAGTGATCGTGCGGGCGTTACCACCTATCAATATTCCTTAGGCGGCGGCAGTCCTATGGGAATGATGGGCATGGGCGGAGGCAATTCCGCATTATTCTATGTAGAATACGCTGATGACTTCGAGAACTTTAGTGGAGAAGGAACAAAAGTTGTTGATTCCCTAAACAAAACAACTGATGAAGGTGAATGGGGCAGTATCGACTTCGCCAGTATGGGAGGAAGCGGATTACAGTTATTTGTCTATGGTGATAACATGGATGATATTCAAAGTGCTGTCAATCAAATTTTGCCGCTCATGAAAGAAAACGAAGATCTTGAAAAAGTTGAATCAAGTATCTCTGAAGCATATGACCAATACACGCTTGTAGCAAACCAGGAAAAACTAAGTCAATATGGATTAACTGCGGGGCAAATTGGTATGAATCTGAGCAATGGCGGTGAAGCTGAGGTTCTAACAACGGTGAAACATGATGGGGAAGATGTGAATGTTTATATCGAAGTGGAAGATGAACAATATGACAGTATTGAAGATCTGACAAATTCGGAAGTGAAAACGCCACTTGGAACCACGGTAAAAATAGAAGATGTGATGGACGTTGAAGAAGGAAAATCACCGGACACCATTGAACGAAGAGAAGGCAAGATGTATGCATCACTCAGTGCGGATGTGACGTCAGATGATGTGGCGGCCATTTCGACTGAACTAGAAGAAAAAGTAAGTGACCAGGATCTGCCAAATGGTGTAAATGTTGAGTTTGGCGGAGTAACGGAGCAAATCAATGAATCGTTCACCCAATTAGGGCTTGCAATGCTTGCAGCTGTAGCCATTGTATACTTTGTCCTTGTTGTGACATTTGGTGGCGCTCTAGCACCACTGGCCATTCTGTTCTCATTGCCATTTACTGTGATCGGCGGTTTAGTTGCACTTTGGATTGCCAATGAACCATTAAGTGTATCGGCAATGATTGGCGCATTGATGCTGATTGGTATTGTTGTGACCAACGCGATTGTCTTAATCGACCGGGTTATTCATAAAGAAAAAGAAGGATTCTCTACGAGGGAGGCACTTCTGGAAGCTGGTTCCACTCGTCTCAGACCTATTTTAATGACAGCTCTTGCTACAATTGGAGCGCTTATTCCGCTCGCAATTGGACTGGAAGGCGGAGGTCTAATTTCAAAAGGATTAGGTGTAACTGTAATCGGTGGTTTAACAAGCTCCACATTATTGACGCTTGTTATTGTACCAATCGTTTATGAAGCTTTCGCTAGATTTCGTAAAAAAAAGTAA
- a CDS encoding TetR/AcrR family transcriptional regulator — protein sequence MNEKKKNIIVTSIDLFADKGFYSTSIQEIADKSGVSKGAFYLHFHSKDELMLEIFKYYYNLMQENIENVIDEALSPKVNFTKQVEVQFHEILKHKSFILTQLKEQAFTLNKELYDFIRLKELETQKWYKKNLVSIYGGEIEPYIIDLQILFEGMKNNYFQVLIHGEVDIQISKLASFIVDRLDDIVAGLLTTKKEPMLTQEMVFSLFSDLTAPEELVKKEVMNNLLEMQKVLNDADFYEKTINELQGVIDFLISEVKKQDSKTFVIQGMLANFKGMHQFDQYRKVISEKLGIRIL from the coding sequence ATGAATGAAAAGAAAAAGAATATTATCGTTACTTCCATTGACCTCTTTGCAGACAAAGGGTTTTATTCTACATCCATTCAGGAAATCGCCGATAAAAGTGGTGTTTCAAAGGGTGCTTTCTATTTGCACTTTCATTCGAAAGATGAACTGATGCTGGAAATATTTAAGTACTACTATAATTTAATGCAGGAAAATATAGAAAATGTGATAGATGAAGCTTTGAGCCCAAAAGTGAATTTCACGAAACAGGTGGAAGTGCAGTTTCATGAAATTTTAAAACATAAAAGTTTTATCCTTACCCAGTTAAAAGAACAAGCTTTTACACTAAATAAAGAGTTGTACGATTTTATCCGGTTAAAGGAATTGGAAACACAGAAGTGGTATAAAAAAAATCTCGTTTCCATTTACGGAGGAGAAATTGAACCTTACATTATTGATCTGCAAATTTTGTTTGAAGGGATGAAAAACAACTATTTTCAGGTTTTAATTCATGGCGAGGTGGATATTCAAATTTCCAAACTGGCATCATTCATCGTAGACCGTCTGGATGATATTGTTGCAGGACTGTTAACAACGAAGAAAGAACCCATGCTGACACAAGAAATGGTATTTTCCCTTTTTTCAGACTTAACAGCACCTGAAGAGCTGGTAAAAAAAGAGGTAATGAACAATTTATTGGAAATGCAAAAAGTACTTAACGATGCTGACTTTTACGAAAAAACAATCAACGAATTACAAGGTGTAATTGACTTCCTGATTTCAGAAGTGAAAAAGCAGGACTCCAAAACATTTGTTATCCAGGGAATGCTTGCAAATTTTAAGGGGATGCATCAATTTGATCAATACCGTAAAGTAATCTCAGAGAAGCTTGGTATCCGGATATTATAA
- a CDS encoding C4-dicarboxylate ABC transporter translates to MAEAIDREESQGWSLWVGWIGIIVGIAAFFMTSFWVGIAAIILGIIALCGKSTALGWWGIGIGVVAIIFQTIF, encoded by the coding sequence ATGGCTGAAGCTATTGATAGAGAAGAATCCCAAGGCTGGTCATTATGGGTTGGCTGGATTGGTATTATTGTTGGTATCGCTGCTTTTTTTATGACTTCATTCTGGGTAGGTATAGCTGCAATCATCCTAGGCATCATCGCATTATGTGGTAAATCCACGGCGCTTGGATGGTGGGGGATTGGGATAGGCGTTGTTGCTATAATTTTCCAAACAATTTTTTAG
- a CDS encoding CoA-acylating methylmalonate-semialdehyde dehydrogenase: MTQTKVKTLKNYIGGEWIEAKSDKTEEVYNPATGEVIAHVPISSEEDVNNGVQVAAEAFQEWKEVPVPKRARILFKFQQILVDRWDELAEIITIENGKSFKEAQGEVQRGIENVEFAAGAPSLMMGDNLPSISTGLESGTYRYPIGVIGGITPFNFPMMVPAWMFPMAIVTGNTFVLKPSERTPLLANRLAELLEEAGLPKGVFNIVHGAHDVVNGLLDHRDVAAISFVGSQPVAEYVYKRGTDNLKRVQALSGAKNHSIVLRDADLDNATTQIVSAAFGSAGERCMAASVVAVEDDIADEFIDLLKQKANELKIGNGLDEDVFLGPVIRDNHKEWTLSYIETGEGEGAKLVRDGRNDEAAKREGYFVGPTIFDQVTTEMKIWQDEIFAPILSIVRVKDLNSAIAVTNKSRFANGACIFTNDGGAVRQFRETIDAGMLGVNIGVPAPMAFFPFSGWKDSFYGDLHANGKDGLAFYTRQKVITTRWV, encoded by the coding sequence ATGACACAAACAAAAGTAAAAACACTGAAGAACTATATTGGCGGAGAATGGATTGAAGCAAAATCTGATAAAACGGAGGAAGTGTATAACCCGGCAACAGGAGAAGTGATTGCCCATGTACCGATCTCCTCTGAAGAAGATGTAAATAATGGAGTGCAGGTTGCAGCTGAAGCGTTTCAGGAGTGGAAGGAAGTGCCTGTTCCAAAACGGGCACGCATTCTGTTTAAATTCCAGCAAATACTCGTTGACAGATGGGATGAACTTGCTGAAATTATCACGATTGAGAATGGTAAAAGCTTTAAAGAGGCACAGGGTGAGGTACAGCGTGGCATTGAAAATGTTGAATTTGCGGCTGGGGCGCCGTCCCTGATGATGGGTGATAATTTGCCATCAATTTCAACGGGACTTGAATCTGGTACGTACCGTTACCCAATCGGAGTAATCGGGGGAATTACACCTTTTAATTTTCCAATGATGGTTCCAGCCTGGATGTTCCCGATGGCCATCGTAACTGGCAATACCTTTGTATTAAAACCATCTGAACGTACGCCATTGCTCGCAAACCGTCTAGCAGAATTGTTGGAGGAAGCGGGTCTGCCTAAAGGCGTGTTCAATATTGTTCATGGTGCCCATGATGTAGTAAATGGGTTATTGGATCACAGGGATGTAGCAGCTATTTCATTTGTAGGGTCACAACCAGTTGCAGAATATGTGTACAAACGAGGTACTGACAATTTAAAACGTGTGCAGGCACTTTCGGGTGCGAAAAATCATTCGATTGTGTTACGTGATGCCGACTTGGACAATGCAACAACACAAATTGTTAGTGCTGCATTTGGCTCGGCCGGCGAACGTTGTATGGCAGCCTCTGTAGTCGCTGTTGAAGATGATATTGCAGATGAATTTATTGATTTACTTAAGCAAAAGGCAAATGAACTCAAAATAGGAAACGGCCTCGATGAAGATGTATTTTTAGGACCGGTTATCCGCGACAACCATAAAGAATGGACACTTTCCTATATTGAAACTGGTGAAGGCGAAGGGGCAAAATTAGTCCGTGATGGCCGTAATGATGAAGCCGCGAAACGGGAAGGGTATTTTGTCGGCCCAACTATCTTTGACCAGGTAACAACGGAAATGAAAATTTGGCAGGATGAAATCTTTGCACCTATTCTATCTATTGTAAGGGTGAAGGATCTTAATTCAGCAATTGCGGTTACCAATAAATCGCGTTTTGCGAACGGTGCATGTATTTTTACAAATGACGGTGGGGCTGTAAGGCAATTTCGTGAAACAATTGATGCAGGTATGCTCGGAGTGAATATTGGTGTACCGGCTCCAATGGCATTCTTCCCATTCTCCGGGTGGAAAGATTCCTTCTATGGTGATCTGCACGCCAATGGTAAGGATGGATTAGCATTCTACACACGCCAGAAAGTCATTACTACGCGTTGGGTGTAA
- a CDS encoding sodium:solute symporter family transporter — MSTVTLYTWIGFAIFLIVMFALGYLSARKTKSVSDFATGGASLGPYVLGLSFAATYLSAATFLGYPGWSHSWGLSNLWLFLAIIGGGPIGVLMVAKKVRKLNTGQKSLSLPDWLGDFYKSDILRVGTGIILLFNIFYIAAQFVAGARIFQYLLGMSYTGGLIFIAAIVVLYVFAGGAFADIYTDAVQAVMMAIAGVFVFVSGIVIFWKGSITATFTGITKSLASQDMNLVEVFNPDSTHFYSIGVVTGAIVIQWAFASAPHLFNKVLGLKNEKDLGKMILTYVIAAALSLVVLFGGLYSRAALGDSVVVSDLALMEYAVWAFPAIIVAILGVVILAAAMSTTDGLFVSISTVFANDIFLKVLVKRGIVKVNDQKAEKIALQISRMAVPLIGLAAFLIVLKPPVYMGAIMWIGISGIAAGTMGPILHAVYAKKKAPARAAELSMVVGLLSYLIIYFGGIIPSTMSAGAVATFIGIATIVIAARVLKEPQVDKVKKIEERRLKAN, encoded by the coding sequence ATGAGTACTGTTACATTATATACATGGATAGGTTTTGCGATATTTCTGATTGTCATGTTTGCGCTCGGTTACCTGAGTGCCAGAAAAACAAAAAGTGTAAGTGATTTTGCTACTGGTGGTGCAAGTTTAGGGCCATACGTACTAGGTCTGTCCTTTGCAGCAACTTATTTAAGTGCAGCCACATTCCTCGGGTACCCGGGTTGGTCCCATTCATGGGGGCTGTCAAACCTTTGGCTATTCTTGGCGATCATTGGCGGTGGACCAATCGGCGTGTTAATGGTAGCTAAAAAAGTAAGGAAATTAAATACAGGGCAGAAATCTCTGTCATTACCGGACTGGTTGGGGGACTTTTATAAAAGTGACATCTTACGGGTAGGAACAGGCATCATTTTGCTCTTTAATATTTTTTATATTGCCGCACAGTTCGTTGCAGGTGCACGAATCTTTCAATACTTGCTTGGTATGTCCTATACAGGCGGGTTGATATTTATTGCAGCAATTGTCGTTCTTTATGTCTTTGCTGGCGGGGCATTTGCTGATATATACACAGATGCTGTCCAAGCTGTCATGATGGCAATTGCTGGGGTATTCGTGTTTGTTTCCGGAATCGTCATTTTTTGGAAAGGAAGCATTACCGCAACTTTCACGGGCATTACGAAGAGTCTGGCCTCACAAGATATGAATCTGGTGGAAGTATTTAATCCGGACTCCACACATTTTTATTCAATTGGTGTTGTAACGGGAGCAATTGTTATTCAATGGGCCTTTGCCTCAGCACCCCATCTATTCAACAAAGTGCTTGGCTTGAAAAATGAAAAGGATCTCGGAAAAATGATTCTGACCTATGTTATTGCAGCAGCATTGTCACTGGTTGTGCTGTTTGGAGGACTATACAGCAGGGCGGCACTAGGTGATAGTGTTGTGGTCTCTGACCTTGCATTAATGGAATATGCAGTTTGGGCCTTCCCAGCGATTATCGTGGCAATTCTGGGAGTGGTTATCCTCGCTGCTGCCATGTCAACGACAGATGGTTTATTCGTTTCGATTTCTACTGTATTTGCCAATGATATTTTTCTCAAGGTCCTTGTTAAACGGGGTATCGTTAAAGTTAATGACCAGAAAGCTGAGAAAATTGCGCTCCAAATCAGTCGTATGGCAGTACCTTTGATTGGTTTGGCTGCATTCCTGATTGTGTTAAAGCCGCCTGTTTATATGGGGGCAATCATGTGGATAGGGATTTCCGGAATTGCTGCCGGAACAATGGGCCCCATTTTGCATGCTGTGTATGCCAAGAAGAAAGCCCCGGCAAGAGCGGCAGAGCTGTCAATGGTTGTTGGTCTGCTTTCTTATCTTATTATCTACTTTGGCGGAATCATTCCAAGTACAATGTCGGCAGGGGCAGTCGCAACTTTTATTGGTATCGCAACGATTGTTATAGCTGCCCGGGTTTTGAAAGAACCACAAGTTGATAAAGTGAAAAAGATTGAAGAAAGGCGTTTGAAAGCAAATTAG
- a CDS encoding LLM class flavin-dependent oxidoreductase — translation MAKQIHLNGFIQNSPSPHSTGLWKHEKDQGTNHNSLSYWVEAAQILERGKFDALFIADVLGTYSAYENSHRAAARGAVQLPAHDPLIPISAMAAVTENLGFAPTISATYAQPYALARQLSTLDHLTGGRVAWNVVTSYLESEAINLGLSERLPKELRYDRADEFLEVVYKLWEQSWEDDAVVLDKESDTFADPEKVHLINHEGEFFNVPGPHLVEPSPQRTPVLFQAGASPKGRDFAAKHAEAVFTKNHSLDALKQYTQDIRKRTEQQGRNSNDVRIFPMILPIIGSTEEEAFANYEDLTNHVSYEGTASLLSGHTGIDFSKYDPDQYIEDMETEAVQGNLDMYGKDPNKKWTLREAVKNHGLGNGTVKFIGTPEQIADKIQEWAEEGDADGFNIAQTYSPGTFREFVDHVVPELQRRGIYRQEYEGKTLRENMFGKGHVHLPDNHPAKKLGTVKA, via the coding sequence ATGGCAAAGCAGATTCATTTAAATGGATTTATCCAAAATTCACCTTCACCACATTCAACGGGATTATGGAAACATGAAAAGGACCAAGGTACAAATCATAACAGTTTGTCTTATTGGGTAGAGGCGGCACAAATCCTGGAAAGGGGAAAATTCGATGCATTATTTATTGCAGATGTACTTGGAACCTATAGCGCTTATGAAAACAGTCATCGTGCTGCAGCAAGAGGTGCGGTGCAACTTCCGGCACATGATCCGCTGATCCCAATTTCAGCTATGGCTGCAGTAACTGAAAACTTAGGCTTTGCACCCACTATCTCCGCTACATATGCCCAGCCCTACGCGTTGGCACGCCAACTATCGACGCTAGATCATTTAACCGGAGGAAGAGTCGCTTGGAATGTCGTAACATCGTATCTGGAAAGTGAAGCCATCAATCTAGGGCTTTCTGAACGACTGCCAAAGGAACTTAGGTATGACCGTGCGGATGAGTTTCTGGAAGTAGTCTATAAGTTATGGGAGCAGAGCTGGGAGGATGACGCCGTCGTTCTTGACAAGGAAAGTGATACTTTTGCTGATCCAGAGAAGGTGCATTTGATTAACCATGAAGGTGAATTTTTCAATGTACCTGGTCCTCATTTGGTTGAACCATCGCCACAGCGTACGCCAGTTCTTTTCCAAGCTGGGGCCTCGCCAAAGGGAAGGGATTTCGCTGCCAAACATGCTGAAGCTGTTTTTACTAAAAACCATTCGCTTGATGCATTAAAACAATATACTCAGGACATACGCAAACGGACAGAGCAGCAGGGCAGGAATTCAAATGATGTGCGTATCTTCCCAATGATTCTGCCGATTATCGGATCGACTGAGGAAGAAGCGTTTGCTAACTATGAGGATCTTACCAATCATGTCAGCTATGAGGGAACGGCATCTCTGTTATCTGGTCATACAGGTATTGACTTTTCTAAATACGATCCGGATCAATACATTGAGGATATGGAGACAGAAGCGGTTCAGGGGAATCTGGACATGTACGGAAAAGATCCAAATAAAAAATGGACATTGCGAGAGGCTGTTAAAAATCATGGTCTAGGCAATGGAACCGTGAAGTTTATCGGCACGCCGGAACAAATTGCAGATAAGATTCAAGAATGGGCCGAAGAGGGCGATGCTGATGGGTTTAATATTGCACAGACCTACTCACCTGGTACATTTCGGGAGTTCGTTGATCACGTTGTTCCTGAACTGCAGAGACGCGGAATTTACCGACAGGAATATGAAGGTAAAACATTAAGAGAGAATATGTTTGGAAAAGGCCATGTGCACTTGCCGGATAATCATCCAGCAAAAAAGCTTGGCACTGTTAAAGCTTAA